In Bacillus sp. Cs-700, one genomic interval encodes:
- a CDS encoding VWA domain-containing protein, producing the protein MMSITLMKKNAGIVLKKKNLDQVVARVGLVLDISGSMRKLYKEGIVQKVVERVLAVASQFDDDGSLDVWVYDNEFSRLKPVTEFDFEGYVDHQILSNDLVHKFGRNDEPQVMEDVISKYVKEDPSKEPVFIVFINDGGCKRGIKKAIVESSDQPLFWQFIGIGDSNFDVLEKLDTMTGRFIDNANFFHIEDIDRTSDEVLYNNLLNEFPDWLKEAREKNVIQ; encoded by the coding sequence CTGATGAGTATTACATTAATGAAAAAGAATGCTGGGATTGTATTAAAGAAAAAGAATCTAGATCAGGTTGTAGCCAGAGTAGGGCTTGTTCTAGATATCAGTGGATCAATGCGAAAACTATACAAAGAAGGGATCGTTCAAAAAGTCGTTGAGCGTGTTCTGGCCGTTGCGAGTCAATTTGATGATGATGGTTCATTAGATGTGTGGGTCTATGATAATGAATTTAGTCGGTTAAAACCTGTAACAGAATTTGATTTCGAAGGATACGTAGATCATCAAATACTTTCGAACGACCTCGTTCATAAATTTGGTAGAAACGATGAACCTCAAGTAATGGAAGATGTTATCAGTAAATACGTTAAAGAAGACCCCTCTAAAGAGCCGGTGTTCATTGTGTTTATTAATGATGGTGGCTGTAAACGTGGAATTAAGAAAGCTATTGTTGAATCCTCAGACCAACCTCTTTTTTGGCAGTTTATTGGAATAGGAGATTCTAACTTTGATGTGCTAGAGAAATTGGATACCATGACGGGGAGGTTCATAGATAACGCCAACTTCTTCCATATAGAAGATATCGACCGGACAAGTGATGAAGTATTGTACAATAATCTTCTAAATGAATTTCCAGATTGGTTGAAAGAAGCAAGAGAAAAGAATGTGATACAGTAG
- a CDS encoding HpcH/HpaI aldolase/citrate lyase family protein: MKKLEYFQYLSEIQKEHIFFKKPAPISKHVGREQLAYAVGAALYMPAIRKDIATIVIQEKYKEVVTIVLDLEDAIGDNRVDEAIDQTVEHLSAIEEAMVCGTLNWESLPLLFIRVRSANQLKEVARKLETSIHYLTGFVFPKFSTSNGRDYLHTLREVEMTAGTQLYGMPILESPELFYKETRYTEFHSLSLLFQEYESSILNVRIGATDLCGLYGIRRSAQSTIYDISVMRDFIADVVNYFGRSFVVSGPVWEYFNNRQELREHGEQNVSDYNIGLLNEALLDLTNGLIGKTVIHPSHLTVVQSVNVVSKEEYLDALSILENANGEIGVLKSDSQNKMNEIKPHHKWAVKVIMKSTIYGVYHDKYNFFKMLTETIPFSDPVGYER; encoded by the coding sequence GTGAAGAAGCTGGAATATTTTCAATACCTATCAGAAATACAGAAAGAGCATATCTTCTTTAAGAAGCCAGCTCCAATCAGTAAACACGTAGGACGAGAACAGCTTGCTTATGCGGTTGGTGCTGCTTTATATATGCCTGCAATACGAAAAGATATTGCAACGATCGTGATCCAAGAAAAGTATAAAGAAGTAGTTACAATTGTTCTTGATCTTGAAGATGCGATTGGAGACAACCGTGTCGATGAGGCGATCGATCAAACGGTGGAACATCTATCAGCCATTGAAGAAGCGATGGTTTGCGGGACATTAAATTGGGAGAGCTTACCCCTCTTATTTATTCGCGTTCGCTCTGCCAATCAACTAAAAGAAGTGGCAAGAAAATTAGAAACTTCCATTCATTATTTAACAGGATTTGTGTTTCCTAAGTTCTCCACAAGTAATGGTAGAGATTACTTACATACTTTACGAGAGGTGGAAATGACCGCAGGAACACAATTATACGGGATGCCAATATTAGAGTCTCCAGAGCTTTTCTATAAGGAAACACGCTACACGGAGTTCCATTCTCTTTCATTATTGTTCCAAGAATATGAATCTTCCATACTAAATGTACGTATCGGGGCCACAGATCTTTGTGGACTTTATGGAATACGTCGAAGTGCACAGTCAACGATTTATGATATTTCAGTAATGAGAGATTTTATAGCAGATGTGGTCAACTATTTTGGGAGAAGCTTTGTCGTTTCTGGTCCTGTTTGGGAGTATTTCAATAATCGACAGGAATTAAGAGAGCATGGAGAGCAGAACGTCTCTGATTATAATATTGGACTATTGAATGAGGCATTACTTGATTTAACCAATGGTTTGATTGGGAAGACGGTTATTCATCCCTCGCACCTTACCGTGGTGCAAAGCGTGAATGTCGTATCGAAAGAAGAGTACCTTGATGCACTTAGTATTCTTGAAAATGCAAATGGTGAAATAGGTGTTCTTAAAAGTGACTCACAAAACAAGATGAATGAGATTAAGCCGCATCATAAATGGGCAGTAAAAGTTATTATGAAATCTACGATCTACGGGGTGTATCATGACAAGTATAATTTCTTCAAAATGCTCACCGAAACAATACCATTTTCCGATCCTGTCGGATATGAGCGTTAA
- a CDS encoding PTS fructose transporter subunit IIABC: MKLLAITSCPNGIAHTYMAAENLQKAADKLGIEMKVETQGSIGVENEFSEKDIEEADGIIIAADKTVEKGRFIGKKVLIVGVQDGIRRPEQLINKHQNGEVPVFRSGGKAANEDKKDKKDKQNPIYRHLMNGVSYMIPFIVVGGLLIAIALTIGGKPTESGLVIPEDSFWKTIEQLGGASFTFMIPILAGFIAYSIADRPGLAPGVIGGYIAANGSFYGSEAGAGFIGGMIAGFLAGYVALAIKRIKVPKAVQPIMPIIIIPVFASLIVGLIFVFIVGAPVAQVFESLTSWLSGMQGTSSILLAVILGAMISFDMGGPVNKVAFLFGAAMIGEGNYEIMGPIAAAICIPPIGMGLATFLKKRKYEEAERETGKASFTMGLFGITEGAIPFAAQDPIRVIPSIMAGSITGSVIAMMGNVGDRVAHGGPIVAVLGAIDNVLMFFLAVIVGAFVTAILVNLLKKDAVVEVAGVGMELNSEELAEKQPAQNIKAPQSTATEITKLTDITNERLIDIELKGSNRDDVIDEMIAKLEGEGVIDSSHQFRDAIISRENESSTGIGMNIAIPHGKSSAVRAPRVVFGLKHEGIDWNSLDGTKARLIFMIAVPKESEGDAHLKILQMLSRQLMDDQFREKLLTVQTKKEAYDLLKQIK, from the coding sequence ATGAAACTGTTAGCGATTACATCGTGTCCAAATGGAATAGCGCACACTTACATGGCAGCTGAAAATCTTCAAAAAGCAGCCGATAAGTTAGGCATTGAAATGAAAGTTGAAACTCAAGGGTCAATTGGAGTAGAGAATGAGTTTTCTGAGAAAGACATCGAGGAAGCTGATGGCATTATTATTGCAGCAGATAAAACGGTTGAAAAAGGACGTTTTATAGGTAAAAAAGTTCTCATAGTTGGGGTTCAGGATGGTATACGTAGGCCTGAACAGTTAATTAACAAGCATCAAAATGGAGAGGTGCCGGTATTTCGTTCAGGTGGTAAAGCAGCCAATGAAGATAAGAAGGATAAGAAAGATAAGCAAAACCCAATATATCGACATCTCATGAATGGTGTATCTTATATGATCCCGTTTATCGTTGTAGGGGGATTATTAATTGCTATTGCCTTAACAATAGGAGGAAAGCCGACAGAAAGTGGTCTTGTCATTCCTGAAGATTCATTCTGGAAAACAATTGAACAATTAGGTGGAGCATCATTCACATTCATGATCCCTATTCTTGCTGGTTTTATTGCCTATAGTATTGCTGACAGACCTGGTCTGGCTCCAGGGGTGATCGGTGGATATATCGCTGCAAATGGAAGTTTCTATGGAAGTGAAGCTGGAGCAGGTTTTATTGGTGGTATGATCGCTGGCTTTTTGGCTGGTTATGTAGCACTAGCCATTAAACGTATTAAGGTACCCAAAGCAGTACAGCCGATTATGCCAATTATCATTATACCTGTTTTTGCGTCGCTCATTGTTGGGTTAATATTCGTCTTTATTGTAGGGGCTCCAGTTGCACAGGTATTTGAATCATTGACGAGCTGGCTATCAGGAATGCAAGGAACAAGTTCGATTCTTCTAGCCGTTATTCTTGGAGCAATGATTTCCTTTGATATGGGAGGGCCTGTTAATAAAGTTGCATTCTTATTCGGAGCTGCAATGATTGGGGAAGGAAATTATGAAATCATGGGGCCAATCGCGGCCGCCATCTGTATCCCTCCAATCGGGATGGGACTTGCAACATTTCTTAAAAAGAGAAAGTATGAAGAAGCCGAGAGAGAAACCGGAAAAGCATCTTTTACAATGGGACTGTTCGGCATTACTGAGGGAGCTATTCCCTTCGCTGCTCAGGACCCAATTCGAGTGATTCCGAGTATTATGGCAGGGTCAATTACAGGATCCGTTATAGCGATGATGGGAAATGTAGGAGATCGCGTTGCTCATGGTGGCCCAATTGTAGCGGTTCTAGGTGCAATAGATAATGTATTGATGTTTTTCTTGGCTGTTATTGTAGGAGCATTCGTAACAGCTATTCTAGTTAACTTATTGAAAAAAGATGCTGTGGTCGAGGTAGCTGGAGTTGGTATGGAACTAAATAGTGAAGAACTAGCAGAGAAGCAGCCTGCTCAAAATATAAAAGCGCCTCAATCTACTGCAACCGAAATCACAAAACTTACAGATATTACGAATGAAAGGCTCATTGACATTGAACTAAAAGGCTCAAATCGTGACGATGTAATCGATGAGATGATTGCGAAATTAGAAGGAGAAGGCGTTATTGATTCAAGCCACCAATTTAGAGACGCAATCATTAGCCGTGAGAATGAAAGTTCGACAGGAATCGGAATGAATATCGCCATTCCACACGGAAAATCTTCTGCTGTACGTGCTCCACGCGTGGTCTTTGGATTGAAACACGAAGGAATCGATTGGAACAGCTTAGATGGAACAAAGGCTCGATTAATTTTTATGATTGCTGTTCCGAAAGAAAGCGAAGGAGATGCTCACTTAAAAATACTCCAAATGCTTTCACGCCAATTAATGGATGATCAATTTAGAGAAAAGCTGTTAACTGTGCAAACAAAGAAAGAAGCTTATGATTTATTAAAACAAATTAAATAA
- a CDS encoding ATP-grasp domain-containing protein, which produces MTRIWFNRWFTTVAHYIEMIRQNHDGKVFEVYGSHPSEDALYLQYCDQAFVEPDLSGHAYVEYCLQTCSDKEIDLFIPRKENVLISRNLSKFHSIGVKVLVSDAELMALMDNKAAMYQSILTKEKELKKSIVPLPDYVVVNKVEDFKKAYHYLREKGHTVCFKPVIGEGANGFRVIKEGQETIEELLTEGVSRRISFEHACSILAQQDSFPDLMVLEYLDGYEYSIDCLAYDGELHLAIPRKKVEGRVRELENNEELLDIARAIHKEYNIDYISNIQVKFSEGIPKLLEINPRMAGGLNISCLSGVNIPYEAIKLLQNGGNLSLNLKPEMGIRASHIEKEVVLS; this is translated from the coding sequence ATGACAAGAATATGGTTTAATCGATGGTTTACAACAGTTGCACATTACATAGAAATGATTCGACAGAACCATGACGGAAAGGTGTTCGAAGTATATGGTTCACACCCGAGTGAAGATGCCTTGTATTTACAGTATTGCGATCAAGCGTTTGTAGAACCTGATCTAAGTGGGCATGCGTACGTTGAGTATTGCCTTCAGACTTGTAGCGATAAGGAAATCGATTTGTTTATTCCGCGTAAAGAAAATGTCCTCATCTCAAGGAACCTTTCGAAATTCCACAGCATTGGCGTAAAAGTTCTCGTAAGTGATGCAGAACTGATGGCTCTTATGGACAATAAAGCTGCCATGTACCAATCCATTCTTACGAAGGAAAAAGAGCTAAAGAAATCAATAGTGCCTCTTCCGGACTATGTGGTTGTAAACAAAGTGGAAGACTTTAAAAAAGCGTATCATTATCTTCGAGAGAAAGGTCATACGGTTTGTTTCAAGCCTGTAATCGGGGAAGGTGCAAATGGTTTCCGAGTGATCAAAGAAGGACAGGAAACGATTGAAGAGCTTCTTACAGAAGGAGTATCGAGAAGAATTTCATTTGAGCATGCCTGTTCCATTTTAGCTCAACAAGATTCGTTTCCAGACTTAATGGTCTTAGAGTACTTAGATGGGTATGAATATAGTATAGACTGCCTTGCGTATGATGGAGAGTTGCATCTTGCTATTCCTCGTAAGAAAGTTGAGGGAAGAGTAAGAGAACTTGAGAACAATGAAGAGTTGCTAGATATTGCACGTGCTATTCACAAGGAATATAACATCGATTACATCTCAAACATTCAAGTTAAGTTCAGTGAAGGGATTCCCAAGCTCCTTGAAATTAATCCTAGGATGGCAGGAGGCTTGAACATTAGTTGCTTATCTGGTGTAAACATTCCCTACGAAGCGATTAAATTATTGCAAAATGGGGGCAATCTATCTCTTAATTTAAAGCCAGAAATGGGCATACGTGCTAGTCATATCGAGAAAGAAGTTGTCCTTTCTTAA
- a CDS encoding TerD family protein — protein sequence MTISLQKGQRIDLTKGNAGLSKIMVGLGWDPVEQKKGGLLGGLFGGGSGGANVDCDASILMLEDDKLTSKKDLIYFGNLKSACGSINHTGDNLTGAGDGDDEQIMIDLGQVPQRITKLVFVVNIYDAVKRKQDFGMIQNAFIRVVNQSNQEEMLKFNLTDNYSGKTSLFVAEIYRHGSEWKFAAIGNGTNDAGLSDIAKKY from the coding sequence TTGACAATTTCTTTGCAGAAAGGTCAAAGAATTGACTTAACAAAAGGAAATGCCGGCTTATCGAAAATTATGGTTGGTCTTGGTTGGGATCCAGTTGAGCAAAAGAAAGGTGGCCTTCTAGGCGGTCTTTTTGGAGGCGGAAGCGGCGGCGCTAACGTTGACTGTGATGCTTCAATCTTAATGCTTGAAGATGATAAGTTAACTTCTAAGAAAGATTTAATTTATTTTGGTAATTTAAAAAGCGCATGTGGAAGTATTAATCACACAGGTGACAACTTAACGGGTGCCGGAGACGGTGATGATGAACAAATCATGATAGATCTCGGACAAGTTCCACAACGCATTACGAAGCTCGTTTTTGTTGTTAATATTTACGATGCCGTAAAACGTAAACAGGATTTTGGTATGATTCAGAACGCGTTTATTCGCGTGGTCAATCAGTCAAATCAAGAAGAGATGCTTAAATTTAATCTTACAGATAACTACTCTGGTAAGACAAGCCTATTTGTTGCAGAAATCTATCGCCACGGTAGTGAATGGAAATTTGCTGCTATTGGAAATGGAACGAACGATGCAGGGTTAAGCGATATTGCGAAAAAATACTAA
- a CDS encoding TerD family protein → MGIQLSKGQRIDLTKTNPGLVKGLIGLGWDTNKYQGGSDFDLDASAFLVDANNRCQNDLDFIFYNNLEHPSKSVIHTGDNRTGEGDGDDEQLIVDFSKIPAHVDKIGIAVTIHDGESRHQNFGQVSNAFVRLADESTGEELLRFDLGEDFSIETAVVVCELYRHGSEWKFNAIGSGFSGGLASLCKNYGLEV, encoded by the coding sequence TTGGGAATTCAACTATCTAAAGGACAGAGAATTGATTTAACAAAAACGAATCCAGGACTCGTTAAAGGACTTATTGGACTTGGTTGGGATACGAATAAATATCAAGGTGGTTCGGACTTTGATTTGGATGCGTCAGCTTTTCTAGTTGATGCAAATAATCGTTGTCAAAATGATCTTGATTTCATTTTCTATAACAATTTGGAACATCCGAGTAAATCCGTGATTCATACAGGTGATAACCGTACGGGTGAAGGTGATGGAGACGATGAACAGCTGATCGTTGATTTTTCCAAAATCCCAGCTCATGTTGATAAAATCGGGATTGCCGTTACGATTCATGATGGTGAGTCGCGGCATCAGAACTTTGGACAAGTATCGAACGCATTTGTTCGGCTTGCGGATGAATCCACTGGAGAAGAGCTATTGCGCTTTGACCTTGGTGAAGACTTCTCAATTGAAACGGCGGTTGTCGTTTGTGAGTTGTATCGCCACGGTAGCGAATGGAAATTCAATGCAATTGGAAGTGGGTTCTCAGGCGGACTTGCTTCGCTTTGCAAAAATTATGGCCTTGAGGTTTAA
- a CDS encoding phosphoribosyltransferase family protein, whose protein sequence is MTSIISSKCSPKQYHFPILSDMSVNLEIEQNALNIPINEFFNMAARINKKRGFLFVSKILGKHLPVNPYKPLLASGLLASTYYERVTGHVVDDLSDIRKGFLSNQREEIEKAYELLQMNPLTLQEPPIVIGFAETATALGHAVFDCFQQGYYIHTTRENVGELVPEFNFKEEHSHAVDQCCYANRSILEKQHPILLVDDEITTGKTCLNIIRELHAKYPREHYAVLTLLDWRSEENMEQYQALEKELGITIRVESLLKGTIAFEGKPLERPINAFHANEDLSKETVINRINLASEFQSLPESGYLSYSGRFGINESDKAKIEESCRSASKHLNKEKLHGKTLCLGTGEFMYIPMKIASYLDGDVSYHSTTRSPIQPVKLEDYAITEGFTFQNPEDHAIQHYVYNIPKGEYDEAFVFFEKRVSDDNFMEIATLLKEREIKTVYIVTCS, encoded by the coding sequence ATGACAAGTATAATTTCTTCAAAATGCTCACCGAAACAATACCATTTTCCGATCCTGTCGGATATGAGCGTTAATCTAGAAATCGAGCAAAATGCATTGAACATACCAATCAATGAATTTTTCAATATGGCAGCACGCATTAATAAAAAACGAGGTTTTCTATTTGTTAGTAAGATACTAGGGAAGCATCTTCCGGTCAATCCCTATAAGCCATTGCTTGCTTCAGGACTTCTTGCATCTACTTATTATGAACGAGTCACAGGTCATGTTGTTGATGATCTTTCAGACATTCGAAAGGGGTTCTTAAGTAATCAAAGGGAAGAGATTGAGAAAGCATATGAGCTCTTGCAAATGAATCCTCTTACCCTTCAAGAACCTCCGATTGTAATCGGATTTGCTGAAACAGCCACTGCGCTTGGCCATGCAGTGTTTGATTGCTTTCAACAAGGCTACTATATTCACACAACACGTGAGAATGTAGGCGAGCTCGTACCAGAGTTCAACTTTAAAGAAGAACACTCTCATGCAGTAGATCAATGCTGTTATGCCAATCGCTCAATTCTTGAGAAACAACATCCAATCTTATTAGTGGATGATGAAATTACGACGGGTAAAACGTGTCTTAACATTATCCGTGAGCTCCACGCTAAATATCCTCGCGAGCATTATGCGGTTCTTACCTTATTAGATTGGCGATCGGAAGAAAACATGGAACAATATCAGGCATTGGAAAAAGAGCTCGGCATAACTATACGTGTTGAATCCCTTCTTAAAGGAACGATTGCGTTTGAAGGGAAGCCACTTGAACGCCCGATCAATGCGTTTCATGCTAATGAAGATCTGAGTAAGGAAACGGTTATCAATCGAATAAACCTGGCATCTGAGTTTCAGTCTTTACCTGAGAGTGGCTACCTTTCTTATAGTGGTAGGTTTGGCATTAATGAGTCGGATAAAGCAAAGATAGAGGAGTCCTGTCGAAGTGCATCGAAGCATCTGAACAAAGAGAAACTCCATGGAAAAACGTTATGTCTTGGGACGGGAGAGTTTATGTACATTCCAATGAAGATTGCGTCTTACTTGGATGGAGACGTCTCCTATCATTCTACTACGAGAAGTCCCATCCAACCGGTTAAGCTTGAGGATTATGCTATAACAGAAGGCTTCACTTTTCAAAATCCAGAAGACCATGCCATTCAACACTATGTCTATAACATTCCAAAAGGCGAATATGACGAGGCATTTGTTTTCTTTGAAAAACGGGTGTCAGACGACAATTTTATGGAAATCGCAACATTATTAAAAGAACGAGAAATCAAAACGGTTTATATCGTGACGTGTTCGTGA
- a CDS encoding TerD family protein, protein MAVSLSKGQKVDLTKTNPGLSKVIVGLGWDTNKYDGGNDFDLDASIFLLDSTGKCSSDKDFVFYNQTEGGGGSVVHTGDNRTGEGAGDDEQVKVHLQDVPAEIEKISFVITIHDAEARSQNFGQVSNAFVRILNEESNEELIRYDLGEDFSIETAIIVGELYRHSGEWKFSAVGSGYQGGLARIATDFGLQVG, encoded by the coding sequence ATGGCTGTATCATTATCTAAAGGACAAAAAGTAGATTTAACAAAAACAAATCCTGGACTTTCAAAAGTTATCGTAGGACTTGGTTGGGACACAAACAAATACGATGGAGGAAATGACTTTGACCTGGACGCAAGCATCTTCCTATTAGATAGCACTGGTAAGTGTTCTTCTGATAAAGATTTTGTTTTCTATAATCAAACTGAAGGTGGCGGCGGTTCGGTTGTTCATACCGGTGATAACCGTACTGGTGAAGGTGCAGGAGATGACGAGCAAGTAAAAGTTCATCTTCAAGATGTTCCGGCTGAAATTGAGAAAATTTCATTCGTCATTACGATTCATGATGCTGAAGCACGTAGCCAGAATTTCGGTCAAGTATCGAATGCATTTGTACGCATTCTAAATGAAGAATCAAATGAAGAGCTCATCCGTTACGACCTAGGAGAAGATTTCTCAATTGAAACGGCGATTATTGTAGGTGAACTATACCGTCATAGCGGCGAGTGGAAATTCTCTGCAGTTGGTTCAGGTTATCAAGGTGGACTTGCTAGAATTGCAACTGATTTTGGTTTACAAGTCGGATAA
- a CDS encoding TerC family protein — translation MEILQEILNTYASFFDWEMWGEVLTDPVSWGLIGTLVLLEGLLSADNALVLAVMVKHLPPEQRRKALTYGLIGAYFFRFLFIGIGMFLIKFWWIKVFGAAYLAWIVIQHFRNKGGEEGTEGMKKDTWLVRTFGLFWATVISVELMDIAFSADSILAALAISEQVWVLLLGGMIGILLMRTVAGVFLKLIERVPEMENTAFVLIAIIALKMFLSVFHIEVPHVAFFGIIVLAFLGTFVVHYINNRNRPYAEETASAKENE, via the coding sequence GTGGAAATTTTACAAGAAATTCTAAACACATATGCCTCTTTCTTTGATTGGGAAATGTGGGGAGAAGTTTTAACAGACCCTGTTTCATGGGGACTTATTGGTACATTGGTTCTTCTGGAAGGTTTGTTATCAGCTGATAACGCACTCGTTCTTGCCGTTATGGTTAAACACCTTCCGCCAGAGCAACGTAGAAAAGCGTTAACGTATGGCTTAATCGGTGCTTATTTCTTCCGATTCCTATTTATTGGTATCGGAATGTTTCTAATTAAATTCTGGTGGATCAAAGTATTTGGTGCCGCATACCTTGCTTGGATTGTCATTCAACACTTTAGAAATAAGGGTGGAGAAGAAGGCACAGAGGGTATGAAAAAAGATACATGGCTTGTACGTACATTCGGATTGTTCTGGGCTACTGTCATTTCGGTAGAGCTAATGGACATCGCGTTCTCTGCTGATAGCATCTTAGCTGCACTCGCTATTTCAGAACAGGTATGGGTACTGTTACTTGGAGGAATGATTGGTATTCTTCTTATGAGAACAGTAGCTGGTGTTTTCCTTAAATTGATTGAAAGAGTACCTGAAATGGAAAATACAGCATTTGTATTAATTGCAATTATTGCACTGAAGATGTTCTTAAGTGTCTTCCATATCGAAGTTCCTCACGTAGCATTCTTTGGGATCATCGTGCTTGCGTTCCTTGGAACATTTGTTGTTCATTATATTAATAATCGAAATCGTCCTTACGCAGAAGAAACAGCTTCAGCAAAAGAGAACGAATAG
- a CDS encoding BglG family transcription antiterminator, which translates to MKDRHKELMRLLLENHEGFFLVKELADRLSCSDKTIRNDLDVLQPYIKKETNGSLIRRPGLGIQLVIEDDDRDWLYQKFSFRNSNPVEISQNERLLELAYKLLTASEPMTLHALSTSHFINRSALRRDLEQINRWLETMDLTLHSRQKVGVMIEGKERSRRSALVNLDKLVQDETLIRPFLKKQFTLYEIELVEKELRNLQEEHSITYTDESFENLLYHTLFIIKRTKLRQPIQVTDKEEEQIKEYEEYEWSKSLLKKLGIVFVVHFPAGEVAYLAFHLIGAKRTGVSIIREPEVERLGLALINKMTNMTNLSFNADSILLEGLLVHLYAALNRIQYGLSVSNPMLQEIKSMYPYLFDLLLQITEEMKDEWKLSVPEDEIAYLTLHFEAAVERLQSNRGEKKNVVIVCHLGVGMSQLLQTKLERKFSSLTILNCIGRTALQDFLNHHQVDFIISTVELERHSIPHIVISPLLNIEEESKLKSFMGELDQANREERRNAVFSTYLQADLVFVQHNENHRYKVIEMLSNALYEKGFVKKEYVHNALIRERTSSTAIGSGIAIPHGNPNLIYKPGIAVAVLKNSIEWGDEQVNLVFLLALGNQRNGVTHELFREISSISEQPFFLKKLTQQTSAKDFINCLDTNVTDK; encoded by the coding sequence ATGAAAGATCGACATAAAGAATTAATGCGTCTTCTATTGGAGAACCATGAAGGGTTTTTTCTTGTCAAAGAATTAGCTGATCGGTTAAGCTGCTCAGATAAAACGATTCGAAACGATTTAGATGTTCTACAACCCTATATAAAAAAAGAAACGAATGGTTCGCTCATTCGAAGACCTGGACTTGGAATCCAACTAGTCATAGAGGATGACGATCGTGATTGGCTTTATCAGAAGTTTTCATTTAGAAATAGCAATCCTGTGGAAATTTCTCAAAACGAAAGGTTGCTTGAGCTCGCATATAAGCTATTAACAGCAAGTGAACCGATGACATTACACGCACTTTCTACCAGTCATTTTATCAATCGCTCGGCTCTTAGAAGAGATCTCGAACAAATCAATCGTTGGTTAGAAACCATGGATTTAACCTTACATTCAAGACAAAAAGTAGGGGTAATGATTGAAGGGAAAGAACGGTCGCGTCGAAGCGCTCTTGTTAATCTAGATAAACTTGTACAAGATGAGACACTTATTCGTCCGTTCTTGAAGAAGCAGTTCACATTATATGAAATAGAGCTCGTCGAGAAGGAATTACGAAACCTGCAAGAAGAGCACTCGATTACGTATACAGATGAATCTTTCGAAAACCTTCTTTATCATACCCTTTTTATTATTAAAAGAACAAAACTACGCCAACCGATCCAAGTTACCGATAAGGAAGAAGAGCAAATCAAAGAATATGAAGAGTATGAGTGGTCAAAATCTCTTCTTAAAAAGCTAGGCATCGTCTTCGTCGTCCATTTTCCAGCAGGTGAGGTTGCTTACCTTGCCTTTCATTTAATAGGTGCTAAACGCACTGGTGTTTCGATCATACGAGAGCCAGAGGTGGAAAGACTTGGATTAGCGTTAATCAATAAAATGACGAACATGACGAATCTGTCTTTTAATGCTGACTCTATCCTTTTGGAGGGTCTTTTGGTGCATCTGTATGCGGCTTTAAACCGCATACAGTATGGGCTGTCTGTGTCTAATCCTATGCTTCAAGAGATTAAAAGCATGTATCCCTACTTGTTTGATTTATTACTTCAAATAACAGAAGAAATGAAGGATGAGTGGAAATTATCGGTTCCAGAAGATGAAATAGCTTATTTAACCCTTCATTTTGAAGCTGCGGTTGAGCGGTTACAATCCAATCGTGGAGAAAAGAAGAATGTGGTGATTGTTTGTCATTTAGGTGTTGGGATGTCTCAACTGCTACAAACAAAGCTTGAACGGAAATTTTCTTCTTTGACAATTTTAAACTGTATCGGACGTACAGCATTACAAGATTTTCTTAATCACCATCAAGTGGATTTTATCATCTCTACAGTTGAGTTGGAGCGTCACTCGATTCCTCATATTGTCATTTCACCCCTTCTTAATATTGAAGAGGAAAGTAAGTTGAAATCCTTTATGGGGGAATTGGATCAAGCAAACCGTGAAGAAAGGCGCAATGCCGTATTTTCTACTTATCTTCAGGCGGATCTTGTGTTCGTTCAGCATAATGAAAATCACCGTTATAAAGTCATTGAAATGCTCTCGAATGCTTTGTATGAAAAGGGATTTGTAAAAAAAGAATATGTGCACAATGCTCTTATAAGAGAGCGGACCTCTTCAACCGCAATTGGTTCTGGCATTGCGATTCCTCATGGTAATCCTAACCTTATATATAAACCGGGTATAGCGGTTGCCGTGTTGAAAAATTCGATTGAATGGGGAGATGAGCAGGTTAATTTAGTATTTCTATTAGCTCTTGGAAATCAAAGGAATGGGGTTACTCATGAGTTGTTTAGGGAGATCTCCTCAATTAGTGAGCAACCTTTTTTCTTAAAAAAGTTAACACAACAAACAAGCGCCAAAGATTTTATTAATTGTTTGGATACAAATGTAACCGATAAATAA